CTTTAAGGACGTTCTCCGGCATATGCATGACGACCAAAGTACCCACACCGGCTTCAAAATATGCTTTGGCGACGGCTTCACCGCCACCGGTGCCGCCGGCCATGGTCACCCACACCTTACCGGCGTAGCTGTCCTCGGTGCCAACCCGGATCACAGGTCCGGCGGGCACCTTCGCGTATTCCGGGAGCTTCCTCAAAGCGGCCAGCACATCCTTCAGCTTGGCCAGGGGATTTCCCGCCAGGCAGTGATCCAAATGGGCCTGTACGGTGTTTTCCGCAATCACATCGGCAGGGGTATGGATACAAATAAAAGTCATATCCAGCACCCGGGCCGCCGACACCGCCCGGTCAAAATTGCTCACATGACCATGGCGCTCCACTTCCCCTTGCCTTTCCGCCAGGACTTTCTGGGCTTTATTTACCGGCACTCCCGCTTGTACCATCCGCTGGATCTGGTTATCCATAACTTTGTATAGATTAACCATGGGGCTGCCGCCTTTGGGATGGTGAGTAATCACCGCGTCATACCCCAGCTGCTTGGCAATGAGGATCTCGGCCGCCTCCATGTCCACCCCGAACATAGCTTTCTTAATAGGCCTGCCGCTGTCATAGATGATACCTGAATCCTCCGGTATCTCCGCCAGGCCTGCTGCTGCCAGGGCCGCTGCCATAATCTCTTCCGCCGTTAACAACATGATCTCTCCCATCTATTTCATGATCAACAACAAATTCTGCTTAAAGGGCCGGATTCCTGTCTATAACCGATTTAATTCTCCTGGCCTCTTCCACAAAGGCATCAAACAGCTGTTTCTGCTCCTGGTGGGTTTCCCACAACCGTTCCGGGTGCCACTGCACTCCCACCGCGAAACCCGTTTCCCGTTCCACCCCTTCGATGACGCCATCCGCTGCCCAGGCGACGGCTCTGAGACTTCGCCCCAAGGCCTTGATGCCTTGATGGTGAAAGCTGTTGACCCGGATTTCCGCTGCCGCCAGGATTTCCCGGAGCAAGGACGAGGTTTCCACAGCTACCCTATGGGTGGCCCAATTCTTCGGCGCCTTTTGCTGGTGCTCCAAACTGGCGGGATACTGCACCCGCAAATCCTGAAACAAAGTGCCTCCCAAAGCCACATTCAGCACCTGCAGTCCCCGGCAAATGCCCAGCACGGGTTTGTGGGCGGCCAAAAACAGCTTGCACAATTCCAGTTCAAAGATATCTCTTTGGGGGCAGACTGTTCCCAGGCCCCGCAGGGGCTCCTCCCCGAAGAAGGACGGGTCCAGGTCCCCGCCGCCGGACAACAGCAGTCCATCCAGCATCTCCCCGTAGGCATTGATTACTTGCCGGTCCAGGGTGACGGGCAGGAGCACCGGCAGCCCCCCCGCCGCCATCAGGGCTTCCCCGTAATAACGGGTTACCGATACCAGTTCGTCCTCCTGCTGGCAAGTGACCCCAATCAAAGGTTTCATGGCCCTCCCCCTCCCGCTTTGCTCCCTAAACAATATGCGCTGCCGCTCGCCCAAATCCCAATCGCCAGAACAAAAATAAGAACAAAAAAAATGCCTCCCACAGGGTTAGGCATTTTCATATCTCTTGTAAACCAAGGCTAATGCTTAAAGCCTCATCAACTTTGGCCATGATGTCGTCTTCCAAAACGGCCACCTTGTGTTTGAGACGGCTTTTGTCAATGGTTCTGATTTGTTCCAATAAAATAACCGAATCCCTTTCCAATCCGCTCTGCCCGGCACTTACTTCCACATGGGTAGGCAGTTTCGCCTTCATGATCTGGGAAGTAATGGCCGCCACGATGGTGGTGGGACTGTACTGGTTGCCGATATCATTTTGGATAATTAAAACCGGACGGGTCCCGCCTTGTTCAGAACCGACGACCGGATTCAGCTGGGCGAAGAAAATATCTCCACGCTTGATTTGCATACTCACTTGCACTCCGCTAATTTTTCTTCCAGGTAATCTTGAACCTCATTCTCTATTTCATAGTGTTCCGCAGCCAGCTTCAGATTTATCTGTGCCATTTCCTGGTAGCCTTTTTTCATTTGATCCCGCATCCGGCGCCTTTTCTTCTCTGCTAAATACAATTTCATAGCCTCCCGTATAAATTCGCTGCGATTCCTGTTTTCTAATGATACGAAGCCATCCACTTCTTCTAAGAGCTGCTCTGGTATGCTGATCATAATCCTTTTTATACCGGACAAAGGAAGGCACCTCCTACGCTGTTCCTGTCATTAACAGTATTGCTGAGAAGCAGGATCTCCATACGAAAAAAACATGACCCCCGGGATCCTCTTTTATTATATCGACTGCTCGAAAATGATGCAAGCAAACCAAGGGGGAAACCGGGGGTTTCAGCCCCCTGCACCATTGGTATTTTAAGGAAGGTACTTTCTCACCACCCGGGCACTGATGCCGCAGACCACTTCGTAACTAATGGTACCGGCTAGGTGGGCCATTTCGCCGGCGGTAATCTCCGCCTCACCCTCCTTGCCGATAATGGTCACCACATCGCCCACTGCCACGTTGGGAATACCGGTCACATCCACCATTGTTTGATCCATACACACCCGCCCGATAATCGGAGCCCGGCGGCCGCCCACGATCACTTCTCCCCGGTTGGATAACACCCTCCTGAGCCCATCGGCATAGCCCACCGGTAAAGTCGCCACCAGGGTCGTCTCCCCGGTCACATAGGTACCGCCGTAGCTTATGGCCGTACCCCTGGGCACCTCTTTCAGCTGCACGATGCGCGTTTTCCAACTCAATGCCGGGCATAAAGGCACCTGGGTTTCCTCCATTTCCGGGCTGGGATAGAGGCCGTACAGCATGATGCCGGGACGCACCAGGTCAAAATGCGTTTCCGGCAGCGCCATGGTGGCCGCGCTGTTGGCCAGGTGTTTGAGGGGAATGGAGATTCCCTTGGCCTCCAATACCTGGATAAACTTGCTAAACCGCCGCTCCTGCTCTAACGCGGCAGTCTTATCCTGTTCGTCCGCCCGGGCTAAATGGGAGAAAATTCCTTCCACCTTGATGCCCGGCAGCTTTAGGAGAGCCTCGATCACCCGGGCGGAATCTTCCCGGGGAGGCAGCCCCAGTCGCCCCATACCCGTATCAATCTTCACATGGACCACGGCCCGGCGCCCCAACTTCACCGCTGCCCTGGACAAGGCTTCACCTTGGTCTAGGGAAAACACCGTCTGGGCAATATCATGGGCGACGGTAATTTCTGCATCTTCCAAAGGGGTGAAACCCAAGATGAGAATAGGAACCTGAATACCCGCCCGGCGCAGTTCCAATGCTTCTTGCTGCGTGGCCACGCCAAAGTAGGAAGCGCCTGTCCCGGCCAGCCGCTTGGCTACTTCCACTGCTCCGTGACCGTAGGCGTTGGCTTTGATCACGGCCATGATCTTGGTATCCGGCTTAACCAGCTTTCGTACCAGGTTAAAATTGTGCTCAATTGCTGCTAAGTTTACTTCCACCCAGACAGGACGCATGTTGCCACCTCTTCTGCCATCAAAGGATCCGTCTCAGCCATGGATTGATCCGCGTCAGTTGCGGGTAGCTTCCTTGCTCCAGGGCGGCAAAGGCCCAAGGCAGTTTTGCCAAGATGTCCCCGGCGGTCAGGCCCACCTGTCCCTTTTCCCGGGCCAGGAGATCACCGGCCAAACCGTGCACATAAACCCCGATTAAAGCAGCATCCAATGCTTCCAATCCCTGCGCCACCAGCGCGGCCACCACGCCGGCTAAAACATCACCGCTGCCTCCGGTAGCCATGCCCGGATTTCCTGTAGGATTGATAAACACCTCCCCACCGGGATGAGCCACCACCGTTTTGGCTCCTTTGAGAATTACCACTACTTCCCATTCCCTGGCAGCGGCAGCAGCCGCTTCTAGACGATTCCGCTGGATCTCCTCCACCGGCACCCCCAGCAAAC
The Clostridia bacterium genome window above contains:
- a CDS encoding gamma-glutamyl-gamma-aminobutyrate hydrolase family protein, with product MKPLIGVTCQQEDELVSVTRYYGEALMAAGGLPVLLPVTLDRQVINAYGEMLDGLLLSGGGDLDPSFFGEEPLRGLGTVCPQRDIFELELCKLFLAAHKPVLGICRGLQVLNVALGGTLFQDLRVQYPASLEHQQKAPKNWATHRVAVETSSLLREILAAAEIRVNSFHHQGIKALGRSLRAVAWAADGVIEGVERETGFAVGVQWHPERLWETHQEQKQLFDAFVEEARRIKSVIDRNPAL
- a CDS encoding ribbon-helix-helix protein, CopG family, producing the protein MISIPEQLLEEVDGFVSLENRNRSEFIREAMKLYLAEKKRRRMRDQMKKGYQEMAQINLKLAAEHYEIENEVQDYLEEKLAECK
- a CDS encoding type II toxin-antitoxin system PemK/MazF family toxin, whose protein sequence is MQIKRGDIFFAQLNPVVGSEQGGTRPVLIIQNDIGNQYSPTTIVAAITSQIMKAKLPTHVEVSAGQSGLERDSVILLEQIRTIDKSRLKHKVAVLEDDIMAKVDEALSISLGLQEI
- a CDS encoding alanine racemase, with protein sequence MRPVWVEVNLAAIEHNFNLVRKLVKPDTKIMAVIKANAYGHGAVEVAKRLAGTGASYFGVATQQEALELRRAGIQVPILILGFTPLEDAEITVAHDIAQTVFSLDQGEALSRAAVKLGRRAVVHVKIDTGMGRLGLPPREDSARVIEALLKLPGIKVEGIFSHLARADEQDKTAALEQERRFSKFIQVLEAKGISIPLKHLANSAATMALPETHFDLVRPGIMLYGLYPSPEMEETQVPLCPALSWKTRIVQLKEVPRGTAISYGGTYVTGETTLVATLPVGYADGLRRVLSNRGEVIVGGRRAPIIGRVCMDQTMVDVTGIPNVAVGDVVTIIGKEGEAEITAGEMAHLAGTISYEVVCGISARVVRKYLP